The sequence ATTGATGAATCCTAATAGAATTTTCCTTTCTCAACTTTACAATCAATGGCGACACCTAATATTGTTTCTAACACGATTCCTCTATCTGTGCTGTTGtgtgaaatctaaaatttggtGATTTCCTTAAAACGGAGGCTAATGGAGTTCACGTGGTATGAATTTCATCAGTTGTTCATATTGATGATTGTGCTGTATAagcctaattttttttaatgataaagGAGCTGAAATCCTATAagcccaattttttttttatgcatcCTCGGTCCCCTGGATAATATTTTGACACCTATTCCGCTAATTTAACTTTGTTGTGAGGCGCCATACTCACTTGGTTGAGCTCGCAAAGGTTCGAAACCCCTAGGCACCTAttgcttgtactaaaaataatttttttttttttttttttttcgaaagAAAAACCTTTGTTCTGAGgcataaaaagaagaaacccaTTTAGACTTTTGCTTGCATCATCAAAATATTGTCTGATAAGTTACgtgttaaacaaaaaataaccaagaaaaacaaagaaagcaagaaaaaaaccaagccCTGCTGCTTTGGCAAAACTGTTTGTGATTTCCCTTGGATGACGATATTGTAGCAGCAAAGCAAGAAAATTAATCCTTTCTGCAGCAGGGTTTCACACAACATTTCATTCCCTCTTAAGAACAAATGGATTGTCTGGTCCTTGATATGCTTCCGAGCTGAACCATATCTTGATCTTGACTATGCAGAATACAATACCTCTGCACTTTCTGTGAAAAAACATTACTGCTAAGGTCAAGAAATCGCAAATTATTTGCCATACCAATGGCAGTTGAAAGCAAATAAACTGGAACTCAGCAGACAAGGATTTTCTTTGGCATATGCTTACGCAGCTGTCATCGACACCAGATGCAGCAGCTTCAACTCTaacttcatcatcttcactATCACCAAGTTCAAGCCGAGTTGCTGAACCCTGTTGAGCAGGATTAACTTCCTTGGATACCGATACCGCCAGAGATTGGCATTATCAGCAAGATTGAGCTCCTCAAGAAAACTATTACCAGCTTAAAATATCAAACCAACAATTCACAAGTTCATTTCTAAGGACTAGTATATTGAGTACTAAATTGGCCTAGTGTGTGAACCTGATTCGAAGAACTCCAGCAACTCCAAGCTCACACCTCTGAAGGACCAAAACTTTCAGACAACACTGTGAATTTGAAAGCATTGACGATAACACATTGCTACCCTGTGTTCATAGTTGAGGGACTTCAGTCAGGCTAGTATAGCAAAATCCTCAAGAAAAACCAAGTGCAAAGCACAGACTcttggttgggtaggatttcagCAAGAAACTCTCTCATAACAGAAGGCTCTTTCTCAagtcaaaataacaaaaagacaaaatgGCAACGACAACATTCTATTGAGAGCAGGGAACATTGCATAGTAATCAGGCTTTTAAACAGCCAGTTCAAGTTTATCGttgaatatttatatattcgaTGCATAGCCTTTACATTTGGGTTCACTCTTTCATGCAGAATTTACTTGTGGTATCTTCAAGAACAAGCAAGGGCAGATTTTCACAAGAGGCAAGTATGCATATGTGAACATGTCTGTTCTAAATAGTGGCCTGGCTTGCAATTGAAGTCACATTTGCTCTCTTGCTTTGTCTTATTGACCCGTCTGTTGTATTTCTGGCTCTTGAAGGCTTTCCAATCCTTGTCCTCATTCCAATAGGAATCAGTACGCCATGAGTACTTCAAAAGAAAGATATGCCTCTCTTATTGGTTATGCTTGCTTACCAAagatttctctcttcttttgtaattttttttggtgctttCAGCGTATTTGATATGTGGGTCTGAGAAAGTGCAACAAACATAATGCATAATGGAAGGCTACGAGAGAGGGGAATGGACTAAGAATCTGATGTAGCTTCAATTAAACAACCTCAAGAATATCAGGGCAACATGTCTAAATGTAATTTTGAATTCCATTAACTAGATCAGCTATTGATTGAGACAACTTAAATGCATCTGTATGCAGACTAAATTCACAGGCATTGGAGCTATAAAACAAACACATCGACTATTTTTATGTTCAACTCCCATACTTATCATATGATTCCCATTTTCAGACACATATCGTCATTGGCAACCTGAACATATTATGTAAAACAATGTCTGGTAGAAGGTGGTATGACCACAAATTATGAAACCACCGTTATCTTTTGTTAAGAAAAAGCACAATTATTTGCTTTCTCCAGCAATATACAGAGTTGCAAGCAAGTCACAAACACAACAGGTAAAAGAATTAGCAAAATACCAAGACAAAAGAACAAACCTCTTGCATAATAGGATTTCCTGAAAGGTTCAGCTCAAGAATGCCACAAATCATAGATGAATCAGTGCTTAGTTTGAGAACATAAATAGATGTCACTCCGCAATAAGATAAGTTTTACAAGATCTTCAGTCCCATTGAACAGTGACTCAGTTAATATTAATGCCCCATCCTGCAAAAGAATAAATAgatgaacaaaattaaataatagcAGCTGTAGAAATACGCCGAGTGGctttcaaattccaaaagTAAGTTCTAAAAATGATAGTTCACTCAACTCCAATACCAGTTTCCCCAAGCATCAATACTAATAAGGACAAGGTTTTAGCAATGTGGCAAAGGCTATCAACTGCAATCTAGCTTCAAACcgttcaaatttaaatttgaaaatctaCAATAAGCGACTGCAATATAATATAGTTACACCagtttaaatataatatagtcacacccaaaaaaaaggtttaCTTAAGTATAAACCTTTTCAGAGAACCAGGTTTGAGAAGTAAACTAGCAATGACACTTCCAGAAATTGGGTTATATCATGTGAAAGaagaataatttttatttatttattgcgaactcaaataaaattcaaaacaacaTAAGAACGTCTATTCTTGTACAGATTTGTCAGATACAGAATACACCTTAGTTGCCTAACTCCAAGTTGTTTGTGTGTCGACTAAACCCGTAAAGTAACGGTAAGAAAAGAATACCCTCAGATTCTCTTGTAATTACTGCAAAAAGATTCAGTCTATAAGCCCCAAGTTGTTAGTGTGTCAACTAGTTGAAAATGCAGTTCTGTTCTAGTACACAAAATTGTATTTACAGGCTTCTTTTGCTCTACCATCCCCAACAAACCACCAGTAATAGTGATATATACAACTATCTTCAAGTTCTCAATCCTGTTGTGGGCGCCCTTCTCCCCGGGGCATTTTCTTTGACATCGAATCTTCAACATCCTTCAGCTGGTAATAATGAGGAGCTATTTCCACTAACCACTCCGGCTTTAATTCTGTTACCTGTCTCATATATTCCTTGGTTGTAAGTACCAATTCATGGTATATAACCCATCTCGGAAGCACCTGTGACAGCCCTGAGCTGGGATGTATATGAACAGTCTGTGGATGTTTGACTGTTCTATAAGATCCATTCTTTTGAAGCTTTGCGGAATGAGGGAAGAAGCCAGATGTAATGGCCTTCTTTATGGTCTCGTAATCACTGAGATTTGAGACCAGCTCAATCTCAACCCTCTCCAGGAGTCCCTCAAGCTGGTCTCTAATATCTCTAGCACGCTTCATGCTCCTCACCTGTATATAGTTTTCATAACACCACTGGGTTGAGAAGTTGGTCTCTTTCCATGAGTTATAGACCTTGAGCAATGCAATGTGATCTCCCACATTCCCGGTGTGAAAATTCAAACGTGCATTGTCAGCATGGACTTGTTTGTCCTTGGGACGGTAAAAGATGGAATTACCAATGGAAAGCATGGCGGCAATGGAAATGACTTCATCTGAACACTTGTACTTATCAGAAGCAACTATCATCTTAGATAGCATGGGATCAAGAGGAAACTCCGCCATCCTTCTACCGACTTTAGTCAACTCACCCACTTTATTTAATGCACTTAGTGCAAATAACAGTTCCAGGGCTTTCAGTAATGCTTCAGATGGCGGAGGGTccataaaatcaaaatgcaataaGTCATGAATACCAAGGCTCTTCAGCGTAAGCACAACATTTGCAAGATTAGTTCTTTGTACTTCTGGTACTGTGTTATCATCTAAATCATTGTAATAATTGTAGGCAGTATATAACCGGAAGCACTTTCCAGGACCCGTTCGACCAGATCGACCTGCCCTCTGCATTGCTGATGCCTTTGAGATGGGAGTAACTAGCAATGACTCCATTCCAGTCCTTGGGTTATACGACTTCATCTTGCAAAACCCTGGATCAATAACATATTTGATCCCATCAATGGTCAACGAAGTTTCAGCTATATTTGTGGCAAGGACAACCTTCCTTGCCCCATCAGGTGTGGCTTCAAAAatttttgcttgcagctcagTAGGTAGGTTTGCATATATGGGGCAAATAATCAGCTCAGCAATTTTT comes from Prunus dulcis chromosome 6, ALMONDv2, whole genome shotgun sequence and encodes:
- the LOC117630974 gene encoding protein TONSOKU-like, translated to MICGILELNLSGNPIMQEGSNVLSSMLSNSQCCLKVLVLQRCELGVAGVLRISFLEELNLADNANLWRYRYPRKLILLNRVQQLGLNLVIVKMMKLELKLLHLVSMTAA